The following coding sequences lie in one Mycteria americana isolate JAX WOST 10 ecotype Jacksonville Zoo and Gardens chromosome 15, USCA_MyAme_1.0, whole genome shotgun sequence genomic window:
- the TRIM37 gene encoding E3 ubiquitin-protein ligase TRIM37 isoform X2 produces the protein MDEQSVESIAEVFRCFICMEKLRDARLCPHCSKLCCFSCIRRWLTEQRAQCPHCRAPLQLRELVNCRWAEEVTQQLDTLQLCNLTKHEENEKDKCENHHEKLSVFCWTCKKCICHQCALWGGMHGGHTFKPLAEIYEQHVTKVNEEVAKLRRRLMELISLVQEVERNVEAVRSAKDERVREIRNAVEMMIARLDTQLKNKLITLMGQKTSLTQETELLESLLQEVEHQLRSCSKSELISKSSEILMMFQQVHRKPMASFVTTPVPPDFTSELVPAYDSTTFVLENFSTLRQRADPVYSPPLQVSGLCWRLKVYPDGNGVVRGYYLSVFLELSAGLPETSKYEYRVEMVHQSTNDPTKNIIREFASDFEVGECWGYNRFFRLDLLANEGYLNRQNDTVILRFQVRSPTFFQKCRDQHWYIAQLEAAQTSYIQQINNLKERLAIELSRTQKSRGISPPDTHLSPQNDDGPETRSKKSGQSTEVLLENVAAPGLVRDSKEEEEEKIQHEDFNHELSDGDLDIDLAGEDEVNHLDGSSSSASSTATSNTEENDIDEETMSGENDVEYSSNMELEEGDLMEDAAAAATPGASGTSHGYTSASGRPSRRGGSALGSTATSSLLDIDPLILIHLLDLKDRNGMENLWGLQPRPPASLLQNRASSYSLKDRDQRRHQAMWRVPPDLKMLKRLKTQMAEVRSKMSDVKNQLSEVRSSNAGSCDGQPSFFSIEQGALAACGTESCSKLQEIGMELLTKSSVTSCYIRNSASKKSNSSKPIRSGAAGSLSLRRAMDCGDSNLRLKGDGQTSEGGIGSSKLSSRHRSPRPLASSNAAEALPKPEERPCEGSDSDVGVSGLNGLAAVEKTRKVGALGSNSKGCRTEGAQSGGLENNSETGELQGMLSEGASAGPEEAGVCQKHVLHLLPGMSSDSDIECDTENEEQEDATSASEGFNHAFSAQSSSEASERCSMFPEGDQAGPDDLSFVTGEDSTR, from the exons ATGGATGAGCAGAGCGTGGAG AGCATTGCTGAAGTATTCCGATGTTTTATTTGTATGGAGAAATTGCGTGATGCACGTCTGTGTCCTCATTGCTCCAAGCTGTGCTGTTTCAGTTGTATTCGG CGTTGGCTGACTGAACAAAGAGCTCAGTGCCCTCATTGTAG agccccgctgcagcTACGAGAGCTCGTAAACTGTCGTTGGGCTGAAGAGGTCACACAACAGCTCGATACGCTTCAATTGTGCAATCTCACAAAGCacgaagaaaatgaaaaagacaa GTGTGAAAATCATCATGAAAAGCTTAGTGTTTTCTGCTGGACCTGTAAGAAATGTATCTGCCACCAGTGTGCGCTTTGGGGAGGAATG caTGGAGGACATACTTTTAAGCCACTGGCAGAAATCTACGAGCAACACGTCACAAAAGTAAATGAAGAAGTGGCAAAGCTTAGGAGAAGACTCATGGAATTGATCAGTTTGGTGCAAGAAGTG GAGAGGAATGTGGAGGCAGTGCGTAGCGCGAAGGATGAACGAGTTCGGGAAATCAGGAATGCAGTGGAGATGATGATTGCCCGGTTAGACACTCAGCTGAAGAATAAGCTTATAACATTAATGG GTCAAAAGACATCGCTTACTCAAGAAACTGAACTTCTGGAATCCCTGCTTCAAGAAGTAGAACATCAG tTACGATCGTGCAGTAAGAGTGAGTTGATATCCAAAAGTTCAGAGATCCTGATGATGTTCCAGCAGGTTCATCGGAAGCCTATGGCCTCGTTTGTCACTACTCCTGTCCCCCCAGACTTCACAAG TGAATTGGTTCCAGCCTATGACTCAACTACATTTGTCTTGGAAAACTTCAG TACGTTGCGTCAGCGAGCAGATCCTGTTTATAGCCCACCTCTTCAAGTGTCAGGACTTTGCTGGAGGTTAAAAGTTTATCCA GATGGAAATGGGGTAGTACGGGGCTACTACCTGTCTGTGTTCTTAGAGCTGTCTGCTGGATTGCCGGAGACATCCAA GTATGAGTACCGTGTAGAAATGGTTCACCAGTCCACCAACGATCCCACTAAAAACATAATTCGAGAGTTTGCCTCTGATTTTGAAGTTGGAGAATGCTGGGGTTACAACAGATTCTTTCGTTTAGACTTGCTAGCCAATGAAGGCTACTTAAACAGGCAGAATGACACTGTGATCCTAAG GTTCCAAGTGCGCTCACCAACCTTCTTCCAAAAGTGCCGAGATCAACACTGGTACATTGCTCAATTGGAAGCAGCTCAGACAAGTTATATCCAACAAATAAATAACCTTAAAGAA AGGCTTGCGATTGAACTTTCCCGGACTCAGAAATCACGAGGCATTTCACCTCCAGACACTCATCTTAGTCCCCAGAATGATGATGGTCCAGAAACAAGATCAAAGAAATCTGGACAAAGCACTGAAGTACTACTTGAGAATGTTGCTGCTCCAGGATTAGTGCGAGAtagcaaggaagaggaggaagagaagatcCAGCATGAAGACTTTAAT CATGAGCTCTCTGATGGTGACTTGGATATAGATCTTGCTGGAGAAGATGAGGTGAACCACCTTGATGGTAGCAGCTCTTCAGCTAGTTCGACAGCAACTagtaacactgaagaaaatgataTCGATGAAGAAACTAT GTCTGGAGAAAATGATGTGGAATATAGCAGTAATATGGAGTTGGAAGAAGGAGATCTCATGGAGGATGCAGCAGCCGCTGCTACTCCTGGAGCATCAG GTACTAGCCATGGCTACACCAGTGCAAGTGGAAGACCTTCAAGGCGGGGAGGAAGTGCCCTAGGCTCTACAGCCACTAGCAGTTTACTAGATATAGATCCCTTAATTTTAATCCACTTGTTGGATCTAAAAGACAGAAATGGTATGGAAAACCTTTGGGGCCTTCAGCCACGTCCACCTGCCTCTCTTCTGCAGAACAGAG CATCATCCTATTCTCTAAAAGATAGAGATCAGCGGAGACACCAGGCAATGTGGCGTGTGCCACCTGACTTGAAGATGCTGAAAAGACTTAAAACTCAGATGGCTGAAGTTCGAAGCAAAATGTCTGATGTAAAAAACCAACTATCCGAAGTGAGAAGCAGCAATGCTGGCTCCTGTGATGGACAGCCCAGCTTCTTCTCCATTGAGCAAGGCGCTTTAGCTGCCTGTGGAACGGAAAGCTGCAGCAAGCTGCAAGAAATAGGAATGGAACTCCTGACAAAGTCTTCAGTTACCAGTTGTTACATAAGGAATT ctgcAAGTAAGAAAAGTAATTCATCCAAACCTATTCGCTCTGGAGCAGCAGGTAGTCTGTCTTTACGAAGAGCTATGGACTGTGGGGATAGTAATCTTCGTTTAAAGGGAGACGGTCAAACTTCTGAAG GTGGCATAGGGAGTTCAAAGTTGAGCAGTCGGCATCGCTCTCCCAGGCCCCTGGCTAGCAGCAATGCTGCTGAGGCACTGCCTAAGCCAGAGGAAAGACCTTGCGAAGGTTCAGATTCCGACGTGGGAGTTTCTGGCTTAAATGGCTTAGCTGCTGTAGAGAAGACCAGAAAAGTTGGTGCTCTAGG atCAAATTCTAAAGGATGTCGTACAGAAGGAGCACAGTCGGGTGGTCTGGAAAACAACTCTGAAACTGGTGAACTGCAGGGTATGCTTTCTGAAGGTGCTTCTGCGGGGCCAGAAGAAG
- the TRIM37 gene encoding E3 ubiquitin-protein ligase TRIM37 isoform X1: protein MDEQSVESIAEVFRCFICMEKLRDARLCPHCSKLCCFSCIRRWLTEQRAQCPHCRAPLQLRELVNCRWAEEVTQQLDTLQLCNLTKHEENEKDKCENHHEKLSVFCWTCKKCICHQCALWGGMHGGHTFKPLAEIYEQHVTKVNEEVAKLRRRLMELISLVQEVERNVEAVRSAKDERVREIRNAVEMMIARLDTQLKNKLITLMGQKTSLTQETELLESLLQEVEHQLRSCSKSELISKSSEILMMFQQVHRKPMASFVTTPVPPDFTSELVPAYDSTTFVLENFSTLRQRADPVYSPPLQVSGLCWRLKVYPDGNGVVRGYYLSVFLELSAGLPETSKYEYRVEMVHQSTNDPTKNIIREFASDFEVGECWGYNRFFRLDLLANEGYLNRQNDTVILRFQVRSPTFFQKCRDQHWYIAQLEAAQTSYIQQINNLKERLAIELSRTQKSRGISPPDTHLSPQNDDGPETRSKKSGQSTEVLLENVAAPGLVRDSKEEEEEKIQHEDFNHELSDGDLDIDLAGEDEVNHLDGSSSSASSTATSNTEENDIDEETMSGENDVEYSSNMELEEGDLMEDAAAAATPGASGTSHGYTSASGRPSRRGGSALGSTATSSLLDIDPLILIHLLDLKDRNGMENLWGLQPRPPASLLQNRASSYSLKDRDQRRHQAMWRVPPDLKMLKRLKTQMAEVRSKMSDVKNQLSEVRSSNAGSCDGQPSFFSIEQGALAACGTESCSKLQEIGMELLTKSSVTSCYIRNSASKKSNSSKPIRSGAAGSLSLRRAMDCGDSNLRLKGDGQTSEGGIGSSKLSSRHRSPRPLASSNAAEALPKPEERPCEGSDSDVGVSGLNGLAAVEKTRKVGALGSNSKGCRTEGAQSGGLENNSETGELQGMLSEGASAGPEEAGVCQKHVLHLLPGMSSDSDIECDTENEEQEDATSASEGFNHAFSAQSSSEASERCSMFPEGDQAGPDDLSFVTGEDSTSR from the exons ATGGATGAGCAGAGCGTGGAG AGCATTGCTGAAGTATTCCGATGTTTTATTTGTATGGAGAAATTGCGTGATGCACGTCTGTGTCCTCATTGCTCCAAGCTGTGCTGTTTCAGTTGTATTCGG CGTTGGCTGACTGAACAAAGAGCTCAGTGCCCTCATTGTAG agccccgctgcagcTACGAGAGCTCGTAAACTGTCGTTGGGCTGAAGAGGTCACACAACAGCTCGATACGCTTCAATTGTGCAATCTCACAAAGCacgaagaaaatgaaaaagacaa GTGTGAAAATCATCATGAAAAGCTTAGTGTTTTCTGCTGGACCTGTAAGAAATGTATCTGCCACCAGTGTGCGCTTTGGGGAGGAATG caTGGAGGACATACTTTTAAGCCACTGGCAGAAATCTACGAGCAACACGTCACAAAAGTAAATGAAGAAGTGGCAAAGCTTAGGAGAAGACTCATGGAATTGATCAGTTTGGTGCAAGAAGTG GAGAGGAATGTGGAGGCAGTGCGTAGCGCGAAGGATGAACGAGTTCGGGAAATCAGGAATGCAGTGGAGATGATGATTGCCCGGTTAGACACTCAGCTGAAGAATAAGCTTATAACATTAATGG GTCAAAAGACATCGCTTACTCAAGAAACTGAACTTCTGGAATCCCTGCTTCAAGAAGTAGAACATCAG tTACGATCGTGCAGTAAGAGTGAGTTGATATCCAAAAGTTCAGAGATCCTGATGATGTTCCAGCAGGTTCATCGGAAGCCTATGGCCTCGTTTGTCACTACTCCTGTCCCCCCAGACTTCACAAG TGAATTGGTTCCAGCCTATGACTCAACTACATTTGTCTTGGAAAACTTCAG TACGTTGCGTCAGCGAGCAGATCCTGTTTATAGCCCACCTCTTCAAGTGTCAGGACTTTGCTGGAGGTTAAAAGTTTATCCA GATGGAAATGGGGTAGTACGGGGCTACTACCTGTCTGTGTTCTTAGAGCTGTCTGCTGGATTGCCGGAGACATCCAA GTATGAGTACCGTGTAGAAATGGTTCACCAGTCCACCAACGATCCCACTAAAAACATAATTCGAGAGTTTGCCTCTGATTTTGAAGTTGGAGAATGCTGGGGTTACAACAGATTCTTTCGTTTAGACTTGCTAGCCAATGAAGGCTACTTAAACAGGCAGAATGACACTGTGATCCTAAG GTTCCAAGTGCGCTCACCAACCTTCTTCCAAAAGTGCCGAGATCAACACTGGTACATTGCTCAATTGGAAGCAGCTCAGACAAGTTATATCCAACAAATAAATAACCTTAAAGAA AGGCTTGCGATTGAACTTTCCCGGACTCAGAAATCACGAGGCATTTCACCTCCAGACACTCATCTTAGTCCCCAGAATGATGATGGTCCAGAAACAAGATCAAAGAAATCTGGACAAAGCACTGAAGTACTACTTGAGAATGTTGCTGCTCCAGGATTAGTGCGAGAtagcaaggaagaggaggaagagaagatcCAGCATGAAGACTTTAAT CATGAGCTCTCTGATGGTGACTTGGATATAGATCTTGCTGGAGAAGATGAGGTGAACCACCTTGATGGTAGCAGCTCTTCAGCTAGTTCGACAGCAACTagtaacactgaagaaaatgataTCGATGAAGAAACTAT GTCTGGAGAAAATGATGTGGAATATAGCAGTAATATGGAGTTGGAAGAAGGAGATCTCATGGAGGATGCAGCAGCCGCTGCTACTCCTGGAGCATCAG GTACTAGCCATGGCTACACCAGTGCAAGTGGAAGACCTTCAAGGCGGGGAGGAAGTGCCCTAGGCTCTACAGCCACTAGCAGTTTACTAGATATAGATCCCTTAATTTTAATCCACTTGTTGGATCTAAAAGACAGAAATGGTATGGAAAACCTTTGGGGCCTTCAGCCACGTCCACCTGCCTCTCTTCTGCAGAACAGAG CATCATCCTATTCTCTAAAAGATAGAGATCAGCGGAGACACCAGGCAATGTGGCGTGTGCCACCTGACTTGAAGATGCTGAAAAGACTTAAAACTCAGATGGCTGAAGTTCGAAGCAAAATGTCTGATGTAAAAAACCAACTATCCGAAGTGAGAAGCAGCAATGCTGGCTCCTGTGATGGACAGCCCAGCTTCTTCTCCATTGAGCAAGGCGCTTTAGCTGCCTGTGGAACGGAAAGCTGCAGCAAGCTGCAAGAAATAGGAATGGAACTCCTGACAAAGTCTTCAGTTACCAGTTGTTACATAAGGAATT ctgcAAGTAAGAAAAGTAATTCATCCAAACCTATTCGCTCTGGAGCAGCAGGTAGTCTGTCTTTACGAAGAGCTATGGACTGTGGGGATAGTAATCTTCGTTTAAAGGGAGACGGTCAAACTTCTGAAG GTGGCATAGGGAGTTCAAAGTTGAGCAGTCGGCATCGCTCTCCCAGGCCCCTGGCTAGCAGCAATGCTGCTGAGGCACTGCCTAAGCCAGAGGAAAGACCTTGCGAAGGTTCAGATTCCGACGTGGGAGTTTCTGGCTTAAATGGCTTAGCTGCTGTAGAGAAGACCAGAAAAGTTGGTGCTCTAGG atCAAATTCTAAAGGATGTCGTACAGAAGGAGCACAGTCGGGTGGTCTGGAAAACAACTCTGAAACTGGTGAACTGCAGGGTATGCTTTCTGAAGGTGCTTCTGCGGGGCCAGAAGAAG
- the TRIM37 gene encoding E3 ubiquitin-protein ligase TRIM37 isoform X3 produces the protein MDEQSVESIAEVFRCFICMEKLRDARLCPHCSKLCCFSCIRRWLTEQRAQCPHCRAPLQLRELVNCRWAEEVTQQLDTLQLCNLTKHEENEKDKCENHHEKLSVFCWTCKKCICHQCALWGGMHGGHTFKPLAEIYEQHVTKVNEEVAKLRRRLMELISLVQEVERNVEAVRSAKDERVREIRNAVEMMIARLDTQLKNKLITLMGQKTSLTQETELLESLLQEVEHQLRSCSKSELISKSSEILMMFQQVHRKPMASFVTTPVPPDFTSELVPAYDSTTFVLENFSTLRQRADPVYSPPLQVSGLCWRLKVYPDGNGVVRGYYLSVFLELSAGLPETSKYEYRVEMVHQSTNDPTKNIIREFASDFEVGECWGYNRFFRLDLLANEGYLNRQNDTVILRFQVRSPTFFQKCRDQHWYIAQLEAAQTSYIQQINNLKERLAIELSRTQKSRGISPPDTHLSPQNDDGPETRSKKSGQSTEVLLENVAAPGLVRDSKEEEEEKIQHEDFNHELSDGDLDIDLAGEDEVNHLDGSSSSASSTATSNTEENDIDEETMSGENDVEYSSNMELEEGDLMEDAAAAATPGASGTSHGYTSASGRPSRRGGSALGSTATSSLLDIDPLILIHLLDLKDRNGMENLWGLQPRPPASLLQNRASSYSLKDRDQRRHQAMWRVPPDLKMLKRLKTQMAEVRSKMSDVKNQLSEVRSSNAGSCDGQPSFFSIEQGALAACGTESCSKLQEIGMELLTKSSVTSCYIRNSASKKSNSSKPIRSGAAGSLSLRRAMDCGDSNLRLKGDGQTSEGGIGSSKLSSRHRSPRPLASSNAAEALPKPEERPCEGSDSDVGVSGLNGLAAVEKTRKVGALGSNSKGCRTEGAQSGGLENNSETGELQGMLSEGASAGPEEGMSSDSDIECDTENEEQEDATSASEGFNHAFSAQSSSEASERCSMFPEGDQAGPDDLSFVTGEDSTSR, from the exons ATGGATGAGCAGAGCGTGGAG AGCATTGCTGAAGTATTCCGATGTTTTATTTGTATGGAGAAATTGCGTGATGCACGTCTGTGTCCTCATTGCTCCAAGCTGTGCTGTTTCAGTTGTATTCGG CGTTGGCTGACTGAACAAAGAGCTCAGTGCCCTCATTGTAG agccccgctgcagcTACGAGAGCTCGTAAACTGTCGTTGGGCTGAAGAGGTCACACAACAGCTCGATACGCTTCAATTGTGCAATCTCACAAAGCacgaagaaaatgaaaaagacaa GTGTGAAAATCATCATGAAAAGCTTAGTGTTTTCTGCTGGACCTGTAAGAAATGTATCTGCCACCAGTGTGCGCTTTGGGGAGGAATG caTGGAGGACATACTTTTAAGCCACTGGCAGAAATCTACGAGCAACACGTCACAAAAGTAAATGAAGAAGTGGCAAAGCTTAGGAGAAGACTCATGGAATTGATCAGTTTGGTGCAAGAAGTG GAGAGGAATGTGGAGGCAGTGCGTAGCGCGAAGGATGAACGAGTTCGGGAAATCAGGAATGCAGTGGAGATGATGATTGCCCGGTTAGACACTCAGCTGAAGAATAAGCTTATAACATTAATGG GTCAAAAGACATCGCTTACTCAAGAAACTGAACTTCTGGAATCCCTGCTTCAAGAAGTAGAACATCAG tTACGATCGTGCAGTAAGAGTGAGTTGATATCCAAAAGTTCAGAGATCCTGATGATGTTCCAGCAGGTTCATCGGAAGCCTATGGCCTCGTTTGTCACTACTCCTGTCCCCCCAGACTTCACAAG TGAATTGGTTCCAGCCTATGACTCAACTACATTTGTCTTGGAAAACTTCAG TACGTTGCGTCAGCGAGCAGATCCTGTTTATAGCCCACCTCTTCAAGTGTCAGGACTTTGCTGGAGGTTAAAAGTTTATCCA GATGGAAATGGGGTAGTACGGGGCTACTACCTGTCTGTGTTCTTAGAGCTGTCTGCTGGATTGCCGGAGACATCCAA GTATGAGTACCGTGTAGAAATGGTTCACCAGTCCACCAACGATCCCACTAAAAACATAATTCGAGAGTTTGCCTCTGATTTTGAAGTTGGAGAATGCTGGGGTTACAACAGATTCTTTCGTTTAGACTTGCTAGCCAATGAAGGCTACTTAAACAGGCAGAATGACACTGTGATCCTAAG GTTCCAAGTGCGCTCACCAACCTTCTTCCAAAAGTGCCGAGATCAACACTGGTACATTGCTCAATTGGAAGCAGCTCAGACAAGTTATATCCAACAAATAAATAACCTTAAAGAA AGGCTTGCGATTGAACTTTCCCGGACTCAGAAATCACGAGGCATTTCACCTCCAGACACTCATCTTAGTCCCCAGAATGATGATGGTCCAGAAACAAGATCAAAGAAATCTGGACAAAGCACTGAAGTACTACTTGAGAATGTTGCTGCTCCAGGATTAGTGCGAGAtagcaaggaagaggaggaagagaagatcCAGCATGAAGACTTTAAT CATGAGCTCTCTGATGGTGACTTGGATATAGATCTTGCTGGAGAAGATGAGGTGAACCACCTTGATGGTAGCAGCTCTTCAGCTAGTTCGACAGCAACTagtaacactgaagaaaatgataTCGATGAAGAAACTAT GTCTGGAGAAAATGATGTGGAATATAGCAGTAATATGGAGTTGGAAGAAGGAGATCTCATGGAGGATGCAGCAGCCGCTGCTACTCCTGGAGCATCAG GTACTAGCCATGGCTACACCAGTGCAAGTGGAAGACCTTCAAGGCGGGGAGGAAGTGCCCTAGGCTCTACAGCCACTAGCAGTTTACTAGATATAGATCCCTTAATTTTAATCCACTTGTTGGATCTAAAAGACAGAAATGGTATGGAAAACCTTTGGGGCCTTCAGCCACGTCCACCTGCCTCTCTTCTGCAGAACAGAG CATCATCCTATTCTCTAAAAGATAGAGATCAGCGGAGACACCAGGCAATGTGGCGTGTGCCACCTGACTTGAAGATGCTGAAAAGACTTAAAACTCAGATGGCTGAAGTTCGAAGCAAAATGTCTGATGTAAAAAACCAACTATCCGAAGTGAGAAGCAGCAATGCTGGCTCCTGTGATGGACAGCCCAGCTTCTTCTCCATTGAGCAAGGCGCTTTAGCTGCCTGTGGAACGGAAAGCTGCAGCAAGCTGCAAGAAATAGGAATGGAACTCCTGACAAAGTCTTCAGTTACCAGTTGTTACATAAGGAATT ctgcAAGTAAGAAAAGTAATTCATCCAAACCTATTCGCTCTGGAGCAGCAGGTAGTCTGTCTTTACGAAGAGCTATGGACTGTGGGGATAGTAATCTTCGTTTAAAGGGAGACGGTCAAACTTCTGAAG GTGGCATAGGGAGTTCAAAGTTGAGCAGTCGGCATCGCTCTCCCAGGCCCCTGGCTAGCAGCAATGCTGCTGAGGCACTGCCTAAGCCAGAGGAAAGACCTTGCGAAGGTTCAGATTCCGACGTGGGAGTTTCTGGCTTAAATGGCTTAGCTGCTGTAGAGAAGACCAGAAAAGTTGGTGCTCTAGG atCAAATTCTAAAGGATGTCGTACAGAAGGAGCACAGTCGGGTGGTCTGGAAAACAACTCTGAAACTGGTGAACTGCAGGGTATGCTTTCTGAAGGTGCTTCTGCGGGGCCAGAAGAAG